One window from the genome of Bartonella sp. WD16.2 encodes:
- a CDS encoding L-threonylcarbamoyladenylate synthase — MTILPLNSASIKEAVEVLKQGQLVALPTETVYGLAGDATNGKAVASIFATKRRPQFNPLIVHVSSIVMAEHYVEIDLLSRRFMEAFWPGPLTLVLPLKVNHNIHPLTTSGLDTLAVRFPVGGFAEVVQHFGRPLAAPSANQSGGLSPTSAASVFASLGASVPLIIDDGDSRVGLESTIIKVCNKNIYLLRPGGLIAEKIEEVAGQSLKQLDQRTAIEAPGTLRSHYAPNALVRLNAQKVESDEALLAFGPNRIVGAENAISILNLSESGQLEEAAFHLFDYMKQLDSLKVKCIAVESIPFYGLGVAINDRLMRAAAPRGK; from the coding sequence ATGACAATCCTACCTTTAAATAGTGCTTCAATAAAAGAAGCAGTTGAGGTTCTTAAGCAGGGTCAATTAGTGGCTTTACCAACAGAAACTGTTTATGGATTGGCTGGTGATGCAACTAATGGAAAAGCAGTTGCTTCTATTTTTGCCACAAAGAGGCGGCCGCAATTTAATCCTCTTATTGTTCATGTGAGTAGCATTGTTATGGCAGAACATTATGTGGAAATTGATTTGCTTTCACGTCGATTTATGGAAGCATTTTGGCCGGGGCCTTTGACATTAGTTTTACCATTAAAGGTTAATCATAATATTCATCCTTTAACGACCTCTGGTCTTGATACATTGGCTGTTCGTTTTCCTGTTGGCGGTTTTGCAGAAGTTGTTCAACATTTTGGTCGGCCTTTAGCAGCTCCTAGTGCAAATCAATCGGGAGGTCTTAGTCCTACTTCAGCTGCGTCTGTATTTGCATCTTTAGGGGCATCGGTGCCTTTAATTATTGATGACGGAGATTCTAGGGTAGGACTTGAATCAACGATTATTAAGGTTTGTAATAAAAATATCTATCTGTTGCGTCCTGGGGGACTAATTGCTGAAAAAATTGAAGAAGTGGCAGGGCAGTCTTTAAAACAATTAGATCAACGCACTGCAATTGAAGCACCTGGTACGTTAAGATCACATTATGCTCCTAATGCTTTGGTACGTTTAAATGCACAAAAGGTGGAAAGTGACGAAGCACTTTTAGCATTTGGTCCTAATCGCATTGTGGGTGCTGAAAATGCGATCTCTATTTTAAATTTAAGCGAAAGTGGTCAATTGGAAGAAGCTGCATTTCATTTGTTTGACTATATGAAACAGTTGGATTCATTAAAGGTGAAATGTATTGCAGTGGAGTCTATCCCATTTTACGGGTTAGGTGTAGCTATTAATGATCGTTTAATGCGTGCTGCAGCACCGAGAGGAAAATGA
- the purD gene encoding phosphoribosylamine--glycine ligase, which yields MNVLLIGSGGREHALAWKIAESPLLTKLYCAPGNPGTIELGENIDLNINDHPLVINFCKAHSIDLVIVGPEGPLVEGITDSLNTAGICVFGPTQKAAQLEGSKSFTKDLCYRNNIPTSIYQCFNNASQAKSYIRQQGAPIVIKADGLAAGKGVVVAMTMQEAVDAVDACFEDTFGDAKKKIVVEAFLEGEEASFFCLCDGKTAIPFGSAQDHKRVGDGDTGANTGGMGAYSPAPIMTEEMVNRTLKEIVEPALRDMAAMGVPFKGILFTGLMITQKGPELIEFNVRFGDPECQVLMMRLKDDILPLLFAAAQGNLKNKHIQWSEKTALTVVMAAKGYPNAPQKGSIIRNVDKVNALPDVKVFQASTALCNGELIANGGRILNITAIGETVTHAQKRAYEAVDCIDWPQGFVRRDIGWRAIVQKK from the coding sequence ATGAACGTTCTTCTTATTGGATCAGGTGGACGAGAACATGCTTTAGCATGGAAAATAGCAGAATCACCGCTACTTACAAAGTTATATTGCGCTCCTGGAAATCCTGGAACAATAGAATTAGGTGAAAATATTGATTTAAACATCAATGATCACCCTCTTGTTATTAATTTCTGTAAAGCACATTCTATTGACCTCGTCATCGTTGGGCCAGAAGGACCATTAGTTGAAGGTATAACTGATTCTCTTAATACTGCTGGCATCTGTGTATTCGGCCCCACTCAAAAAGCAGCTCAATTAGAAGGCTCAAAAAGTTTCACAAAAGATTTGTGTTACAGAAATAACATTCCTACAAGCATCTATCAATGCTTTAACAATGCCTCACAAGCTAAATCCTACATCCGTCAACAAGGTGCCCCTATCGTTATTAAGGCTGATGGCTTGGCTGCTGGTAAAGGTGTTGTTGTGGCTATGACAATGCAAGAAGCCGTTGATGCCGTTGATGCCTGCTTTGAAGATACATTTGGCGATGCAAAAAAGAAAATTGTTGTCGAAGCATTTCTTGAAGGTGAGGAAGCGAGCTTCTTTTGTCTTTGTGATGGTAAAACAGCCATCCCTTTTGGATCAGCACAAGATCATAAACGTGTTGGTGATGGCGATACCGGAGCCAACACTGGCGGCATGGGAGCCTATTCACCAGCTCCAATTATGACTGAGGAAATGGTTAACCGTACTCTCAAAGAAATTGTTGAACCCGCTTTGCGTGATATGGCTGCAATGGGCGTCCCTTTTAAAGGTATTCTCTTTACCGGATTGATGATAACCCAAAAAGGGCCTGAATTAATTGAATTTAATGTACGATTCGGTGATCCTGAATGTCAAGTTTTAATGATGCGCTTAAAAGATGATATTTTACCACTTCTCTTTGCAGCAGCTCAAGGAAACCTTAAAAATAAACACATTCAATGGTCTGAAAAAACCGCTTTAACAGTTGTTATGGCTGCTAAAGGTTATCCAAATGCTCCTCAAAAAGGCAGCATTATCCGCAATGTCGACAAGGTAAACGCTCTTCCTGATGTAAAAGTTTTCCAGGCAAGCACAGCTTTATGTAATGGAGAATTAATCGCCAATGGTGGACGTATTTTAAATATAACAGCAATAGGAGAAACTGTTACACATGCACAAAAACGCGCCTATGAAGCGGTTGATTGTATTGATTGGCCACAAGGCTTTGTTCGCCGGGATATTGGGTGGCGTGCTATTGTACAAAAAAAATAG
- the ubiA gene encoding 4-hydroxybenzoate octaprenyltransferase: MKKSKNILHIQSCKNQGRVIDAPPKQWVYYLLPCSLWFYAQLARWDRPIGWKLLMWPCFWSTTMAMLSYEMPQLPLLSIIMCWIWYLFLFFLGSIAMRGAGCTWNDLVDHKIDSQVERTRSRPLPAGQISRFQAKIFILVQCFIGLGVLLQFNAFSFFLGISSLVAVAIYPFMKRITNWPQFFLGVAFNWGALMGWAVVYGSLSWAPIALYAGSILWTIGYDTIYAHQDKQDDAIVGVHSTARLFGKSTKYALVILYSGFIMLVSLAFYLAQVSALSFVGIFIAAIHMFIQIKVIDIDDSSQCLKLFKSNSFVGFFIFAGLVCGGIWMILHSAV; this comes from the coding sequence ATGAAAAAAAGTAAAAATATTTTACATATTCAATCCTGTAAAAATCAAGGACGAGTTATAGATGCACCCCCTAAACAATGGGTTTACTATTTACTTCCTTGTTCTTTGTGGTTTTATGCTCAATTGGCACGTTGGGATAGACCTATTGGGTGGAAATTATTAATGTGGCCTTGTTTCTGGTCAACAACAATGGCTATGCTTTCCTATGAGATGCCCCAATTACCTCTTTTGTCAATTATAATGTGTTGGATTTGGTATCTTTTTCTTTTCTTTTTAGGTTCCATAGCCATGCGAGGTGCAGGCTGCACTTGGAACGACCTTGTTGATCACAAAATAGATTCTCAGGTAGAACGAACACGTTCTCGTCCATTGCCTGCAGGTCAGATAAGTCGGTTTCAAGCAAAAATTTTTATATTAGTGCAGTGTTTCATAGGTTTAGGTGTTTTATTGCAGTTTAATGCATTTAGCTTTTTTTTAGGTATTTCGTCCTTAGTAGCGGTTGCAATTTATCCTTTTATGAAACGTATAACAAATTGGCCACAATTTTTTTTAGGCGTTGCGTTTAATTGGGGTGCATTAATGGGATGGGCGGTTGTGTATGGAAGTCTGAGTTGGGCACCAATCGCACTTTATGCAGGATCAATCTTATGGACGATTGGATATGATACAATTTATGCTCATCAAGATAAGCAAGATGATGCTATTGTTGGTGTGCATTCTACAGCTCGTCTCTTTGGGAAAAGCACTAAATATGCACTGGTGATTTTATATAGTGGTTTTATAATGCTAGTCAGCTTGGCATTTTATTTAGCGCAAGTATCCGCTCTCAGTTTTGTGGGGATTTTTATTGCTGCCATCCATATGTTTATTCAAATCAAAGTCATTGATATAGATGATAGTTCACAATGCTTAAAACTTTTCAAATCCAATTCGTTTGTTGGTTTTTTTATTTTTGCTGGTTTAGTGTGTGGAGGTATTTGGATGATATTACATTCTGCAGTTTAA
- the aroC gene encoding chorismate synthase, with protein MSHNTFGHLFRVTTWGESHGPALGCVIDGCPPGIAFTLTEIQAYLNKRRPGQSKYTTQRQELDQIEVLSGVVTQDDGTTLVTTGTPISLFIRNIDQCSKDYGEIIYQYRPGHADYTYDIKYGIRDYRGGGRASARETAARVAAGALARKIVPGLIVRGAVTAIGPYSINRDSWDWSEVDNNPFFTPDAEAARIFADYMTQLQESGSSTGAIVEIVAENVPVGLGAPIYAKLDQDIASFLMSINAVKGVEIGDGFAAARLTGEQNTDEMRMGSDGKPLFLSNHAGGILGGISNGQPIIARFAVKPTSSIVVPCRSIDVNGNNVDVVTKGRHDPCVGIRAVPVGEAMVACAIADHYLRHRGQISCS; from the coding sequence ATGTCGCATAATACATTTGGTCATTTGTTTCGTGTAACAACATGGGGTGAAAGTCATGGCCCTGCTCTTGGTTGTGTTATTGACGGTTGTCCTCCAGGAATTGCTTTCACTCTTACAGAAATTCAGGCATATCTTAATAAACGTAGACCCGGGCAATCAAAATATACAACGCAACGTCAAGAGTTAGATCAAATAGAAGTGCTTTCAGGAGTTGTGACTCAAGATGACGGCACGACATTGGTAACAACAGGTACACCAATTTCACTATTTATCCGAAACATAGATCAATGTTCTAAAGATTATGGTGAAATTATTTATCAATATCGCCCAGGTCATGCAGATTACACCTATGATATTAAGTATGGCATTCGTGATTATCGTGGTGGTGGTCGTGCTTCAGCACGAGAGACGGCAGCGCGTGTCGCCGCAGGTGCTCTTGCCCGTAAAATTGTTCCTGGTTTAATTGTGCGAGGAGCTGTGACGGCGATTGGCCCTTATAGTATTAATCGTGACAGTTGGGATTGGTCAGAGGTCGATAACAATCCTTTTTTTACACCTGATGCAGAAGCAGCACGTATTTTTGCTGATTATATGACTCAGTTACAAGAAAGCGGTTCATCAACTGGTGCTATTGTTGAGATTGTTGCAGAAAATGTTCCAGTGGGCCTAGGGGCACCTATTTACGCAAAACTTGATCAAGATATTGCATCATTTTTAATGTCAATTAATGCGGTTAAGGGTGTTGAAATTGGCGATGGTTTTGCCGCAGCTCGCTTGACTGGTGAACAAAATACAGATGAAATGCGAATGGGAAGTGACGGTAAACCACTTTTTCTATCTAATCATGCTGGGGGTATTTTGGGTGGAATATCAAATGGGCAGCCGATTATTGCACGTTTTGCTGTTAAGCCCACTTCATCAATTGTGGTCCCTTGCCGTTCAATTGATGTTAATGGTAACAATGTAGATGTGGTTACAAAGGGGCGTCATGATCCATGTGTTGGAATTCGTGCTGTTCCTGTTGGTGAAGCGATGGTTGCTTGTGCTATTGCTGATCATTATTTACGACACCGCGGTCAGATCAGTTGTAGTTGA
- a CDS encoding DnaJ C-terminal domain-containing protein, with protein MRDPYTVLGVARTAKPQEIKSAFRRLAKQYHPDHNMGDAKAKERFSEINQAYEIIGDKDKKAQFDRGEIDAEGKPLYQAYGAGENFRSRQNPFAGGTRGFDFGSSGTASFDTSDIFRDLFGRGRNFSNSTQYNQPQQGAHVRTSLSITLEQMIGASKVEVTFPTGKKLKIKLPDYVEDGQTIRLKGQGEEVAYGQAGDALVTIRIQKHPRLRVEGRALHLDLPVSLKHAVLGAKEEVDTLEGRVVLKIPPWSSSDRVLRLKGKGLRLKNGERDDLYVHVRIMLPEGGDAALEQFLQMQNN; from the coding sequence ATGCGTGATCCCTATACGGTTTTGGGTGTGGCACGTACCGCAAAACCGCAAGAGATTAAATCTGCATTCAGAAGATTAGCAAAGCAGTATCATCCAGATCATAATATGGGTGATGCAAAAGCTAAAGAAAGGTTTTCTGAAATTAATCAAGCTTATGAAATTATAGGTGATAAAGATAAAAAAGCACAATTTGATCGTGGTGAAATTGATGCAGAAGGAAAACCACTTTACCAAGCTTATGGCGCTGGAGAAAATTTTAGAAGCAGACAAAATCCTTTTGCAGGTGGTACAAGAGGGTTTGATTTTGGATCATCAGGTACTGCAAGTTTTGATACAAGCGATATTTTTCGTGATTTATTTGGAAGAGGAAGGAATTTTTCAAATTCAACACAATATAATCAACCTCAACAAGGAGCTCATGTTCGCACCAGTCTTTCAATTACATTAGAGCAGATGATAGGTGCAAGCAAAGTAGAAGTAACTTTTCCTACTGGAAAAAAATTAAAAATTAAATTACCAGACTATGTTGAAGATGGGCAAACCATTCGTTTAAAAGGTCAGGGAGAAGAGGTGGCGTATGGGCAAGCAGGGGATGCTTTAGTAACTATTCGTATTCAGAAACATCCTCGTTTGCGAGTTGAAGGGCGCGCACTTCATCTTGATCTGCCGGTTTCTCTTAAGCATGCTGTTTTAGGAGCTAAAGAAGAAGTTGACACTTTGGAGGGACGTGTGGTTTTGAAAATCCCTCCATGGTCGAGTTCTGATCGTGTTTTACGGTTGAAAGGAAAGGGGCTTCGTTTAAAAAATGGAGAAAGAGATGACCTTTATGTGCATGTTCGTATCATGTTGCCAGAAGGTGGAGATGCTGCATTAGAACAATTTTTGCAAATGCAAAATAATTAA
- a CDS encoding DUF6101 family protein, translating to MANQCFNRAKVRSEFRLDPCRLPQTATYFVPKTGNHMICSLNERSVSLKVDNSSNLSRLIPAYHFEGIAARIVETLTGKKAVALELFHTNEEACIPLLVSRDLNNVLLDWRLWGKIYNLPMFMICENKNIITIKDYSILHQFFYMTSPSSSKKGFLLRCGDSLGLRLMITNRIVSQ from the coding sequence ATGGCTAATCAATGTTTTAATCGGGCAAAAGTAAGGTCTGAGTTTCGATTAGATCCATGCCGTTTGCCACAAACAGCAACATATTTTGTACCAAAAACGGGAAATCACATGATTTGTTCGTTGAATGAACGAAGTGTTTCTCTGAAAGTTGATAATTCTTCCAATCTGTCACGTTTGATTCCAGCTTATCACTTCGAAGGAATTGCAGCGCGTATAGTAGAAACTCTTACAGGAAAAAAAGCTGTCGCATTAGAATTGTTTCATACAAATGAAGAAGCTTGTATTCCACTTTTAGTTTCTAGAGATTTGAATAATGTTCTTTTAGACTGGCGATTATGGGGAAAAATTTATAATCTACCGATGTTTATGATCTGTGAAAATAAGAATATTATTACTATCAAAGATTATTCTATTTTACATCAATTTTTTTATATGACATCACCATCTTCTAGTAAAAAGGGCTTTTTACTCCGTTGTGGTGATTCATTAGGTTTACGTTTAATGATCACCAATCGGATTGTCTCACAGTAA
- the pdxH gene encoding pyridoxamine 5'-phosphate oxidase has protein sequence MNNTTQMNDDFIQIQNPFAIFENWLEEAKISEINDPNAMALATVDETGLPNVRMVLLKDFSPKGFVFYTNYESCKGREILGSMKASLGFHWKSLRRQIRIRGIVEKVSTEEADAYFQSRPRKSRIGAWASKQSQPLENRLTLKKAVAKYAARYAVGNIPRPPYWSGFCIKPLFIEFWCDRPFRLHDRLLFTRDSIEQDNWQKQRLYP, from the coding sequence ATGAATAATACAACACAAATGAATGACGATTTTATACAAATACAAAATCCTTTTGCAATTTTCGAAAATTGGCTTGAAGAAGCAAAAATAAGCGAAATAAATGATCCCAATGCTATGGCACTAGCAACAGTTGATGAAACAGGTTTACCCAATGTTCGTATGGTTCTTCTGAAAGATTTTAGTCCTAAAGGTTTTGTCTTCTATACCAATTATGAAAGCTGTAAAGGACGAGAAATTTTAGGATCAATGAAAGCATCCTTAGGCTTTCATTGGAAATCACTTCGCCGTCAAATCAGAATTAGAGGTATTGTTGAAAAAGTCAGTACTGAAGAAGCAGATGCATATTTTCAGTCGCGACCACGAAAAAGCCGAATCGGTGCATGGGCATCTAAACAATCTCAGCCATTAGAAAATCGCCTTACTCTCAAAAAAGCAGTTGCTAAATATGCTGCACGTTATGCCGTAGGGAATATTCCTCGCCCACCCTATTGGTCTGGTTTTTGCATTAAACCTCTCTTTATCGAATTTTGGTGTGATCGGCCGTTTCGTTTACATGATCGCTTACTCTTCACACGCGACTCTATTGAACAAGATAACTGGCAAAAACAAAGACTCTATCCTTAA
- the fabI gene encoding enoyl-ACP reductase FabI — MTKSNGLLYGKRGLILGLANNRSIAWGIAKAANAAGAELAFTYQGEAMKRRVEPLAQELNSFVCGHCDVSNSASIDAVFNAIEKKWGKLDFLVHAIGFSDKDELSGRYVDISESNFMMTMNISVYSLTALTQRAEKLMPDGGSILTLTYYGAEKVVPNYNVMGVAKAALEASVKYLAVDLGPKNIRVNAVSAGPIKTLAASGIGDFRYILKWNEYNAPLRRTVTIEEVGDSALYFLSDLSRSVTGEIHHVDSGYHVIGMKAVDAPDISVVKE, encoded by the coding sequence ATGACGAAGAGTAATGGTTTATTGTATGGAAAGCGTGGCTTAATTTTAGGATTGGCAAATAATCGCTCTATCGCTTGGGGAATAGCAAAGGCAGCCAATGCAGCAGGAGCCGAGCTTGCTTTTACCTATCAAGGTGAAGCAATGAAGAGACGTGTTGAGCCTTTGGCTCAAGAGTTGAACAGTTTTGTTTGCGGTCATTGTGATGTTTCCAATAGTGCATCTATTGATGCAGTTTTTAACGCAATAGAAAAAAAGTGGGGCAAACTTGATTTTTTAGTTCACGCTATTGGTTTTTCCGATAAAGATGAATTAAGTGGTCGTTACGTTGATATTAGTGAATCAAACTTTATGATGACGATGAATATTTCTGTTTATTCGTTAACGGCTCTTACACAGCGTGCAGAAAAATTGATGCCAGATGGCGGTTCAATTTTAACTCTGACTTATTATGGTGCAGAAAAGGTTGTTCCTAATTATAATGTAATGGGGGTTGCTAAAGCTGCTCTTGAGGCTAGTGTGAAGTATTTAGCTGTTGATTTAGGGCCAAAAAACATTCGTGTTAATGCTGTGTCTGCAGGGCCAATTAAAACATTAGCTGCTTCTGGTATTGGTGATTTTCGTTATATTCTAAAATGGAACGAATATAATGCTCCTTTGCGCCGTACAGTGACAATAGAGGAAGTCGGTGACTCTGCCCTTTACTTTCTTTCAGATTTATCGCGTTCTGTTACAGGTGAGATTCATCATGTTGATTCTGGGTACCATGTTATCGGTATGAAGGCTGTTGATGCACCTGATATTTCTGTTGTTAAAGAATAA
- a CDS encoding ribonuclease HII, whose product MFCRVRNLSNVFNVPLQPDFSHELDLHKQGFFYIAGVDEVGRGPLAGPVVTAAVILDKNHIPEGLNDSKKFSTQQRNQLYGKILQNALAISIASICARAIDQSDIRKATLEAMRRCVVGLSIPAHYVLVDGRDIPPLLPCPATALIKGDQRSVSIAAASIVAKVTRDRMMECAGRVYEGYGLEKHVGYATVAHRTAIAKCGPILGLHRYSFAPLKENYKDDIS is encoded by the coding sequence ATGTTTTGTCGTGTTCGCAATTTATCAAATGTATTTAATGTACCACTTCAACCGGATTTTTCGCACGAATTAGACTTACACAAACAAGGCTTCTTTTATATAGCGGGTGTTGATGAAGTTGGGCGAGGACCTTTAGCTGGACCTGTGGTAACAGCAGCAGTTATTTTAGATAAAAACCACATTCCTGAAGGATTGAATGATTCAAAGAAATTTTCTACTCAACAGCGTAATCAACTTTATGGTAAAATTTTGCAAAATGCGTTGGCAATTTCAATTGCGAGTATTTGCGCCCGTGCGATTGATCAATCTGATATCAGAAAAGCGACTTTAGAAGCAATGCGGCGTTGTGTTGTAGGACTTTCCATTCCAGCTCATTATGTGTTAGTTGATGGGCGTGATATTCCACCTCTTTTGCCATGTCCAGCAACTGCTTTGATCAAAGGTGATCAGCGTTCAGTTTCAATTGCGGCAGCATCCATTGTTGCCAAAGTAACACGTGATCGAATGATGGAATGTGCTGGGCGGGTTTATGAAGGTTATGGTTTAGAAAAACATGTGGGTTATGCAACAGTAGCACATCGTACGGCTATCGCTAAATGTGGGCCCATTTTAGGATTGCATCGTTATAGTTTTGCACCACTGAAAGAAAATTATAAGGATGACATTTCATGA
- a CDS encoding S49 family peptidase codes for MIDSVKNLIPRRFLSNKLEIPVVRLHGAIMDSNSFMARTLSLGRCAPLLDKAFADKKAPAVVLIINSPGGSPVQSRLIFQRIRDLANEKNKQVLVFIEDVAASGGYMIACAGDEIFADPSSVVGSIGVVSASFGFPELLKKIGVERRVYTAGKNKVVLDPFQPEKKIGVEHLKSLQLEVHQTFIDLVKERRASKLSDDSDIFTGMFWSGKKGVELGLVDQLGDVRSVIKDRFGHDTKLRLISPSKSFLGPKMPSGITADMVYTAVDSAWMAAEERALWQRYGL; via the coding sequence TTGATTGATAGTGTTAAAAATCTTATTCCACGTCGTTTTCTTTCCAATAAACTTGAAATTCCTGTAGTACGCCTTCATGGGGCAATTATGGATTCAAATTCATTTATGGCTCGTACGCTTTCATTGGGTAGGTGTGCTCCCCTTTTAGACAAAGCTTTTGCCGATAAAAAAGCACCAGCTGTTGTTTTAATTATCAATTCTCCCGGTGGTTCACCTGTACAATCGCGTCTCATTTTTCAGCGTATTCGGGATTTGGCAAATGAGAAAAATAAACAGGTTCTCGTATTTATTGAAGATGTAGCAGCATCAGGTGGTTATATGATTGCTTGTGCTGGAGATGAAATTTTTGCTGATCCTTCTTCTGTTGTGGGTTCTATTGGGGTTGTCTCAGCTTCTTTTGGTTTTCCTGAGCTTTTGAAGAAAATTGGTGTGGAACGGCGTGTTTATACAGCAGGAAAAAATAAGGTTGTATTAGATCCGTTTCAACCAGAAAAGAAGATAGGCGTTGAACATTTGAAATCTTTGCAACTTGAAGTTCACCAAACTTTTATTGATTTGGTCAAAGAACGGCGTGCATCGAAATTATCAGATGATTCAGATATTTTTACAGGAATGTTTTGGAGTGGAAAAAAAGGTGTTGAGCTTGGCTTGGTTGATCAATTGGGTGATGTACGCTCTGTTATTAAAGATCGGTTCGGTCATGATACAAAGCTTCGGTTAATTTCTCCTTCCAAAAGTTTTTTGGGACCTAAAATGCCTTCGGGGATTACTGCTGATATGGTTTATACAGCAGTTGATAGTGCATGGATGGCAGCAGAAGAACGGGCACTTTGGCAACGGTACGGTTTGTAG
- a CDS encoding 4-(cytidine 5'-diphospho)-2-C-methyl-D-erythritol kinase, producing the protein MISDVQASLKEGFHLSTPIKLNLALHVVGQRADGYHLLESLVYFSLSGDCLSYTPFAKDHFVVRGPFANGLVSDSDNLVIRARNLMRKMFPKNAKPAFFQLIKTLPVASGIGGGSGDAAGIFSILRRQWNLDCSCEELAAISLALGADVPMCLFALEYQQPLFIQGIGGDITRLKEACSIAMVLVNHGQQIETSTIFQVLEKCDHSPLKIDPAALKTVFSLVEALKETRNDLFAPALKIAPRLAEVLYALDESGALFSRMSGSGATCFGIFKDQQAAQKAAFFIKSAHPNWFVKSIMTVGKL; encoded by the coding sequence ATGATATCAGATGTGCAGGCTTCTCTTAAAGAGGGTTTTCATCTTTCAACACCTATTAAGTTGAATCTGGCTTTGCATGTTGTGGGGCAGCGCGCTGATGGTTATCATTTGTTAGAAAGTTTGGTCTATTTTAGTCTCAGTGGTGATTGTTTAAGCTACACACCTTTTGCAAAAGATCACTTTGTTGTAAGAGGTCCTTTTGCTAATGGGCTTGTTTCTGATTCAGATAATCTAGTTATTCGCGCTCGTAATTTGATGCGCAAGATGTTCCCTAAAAATGCTAAACCTGCCTTTTTTCAGCTTATTAAGACGTTGCCTGTTGCTTCGGGTATTGGTGGTGGATCGGGAGATGCTGCTGGGATTTTCAGTATATTGCGCCGGCAATGGAATCTTGATTGTTCTTGTGAAGAATTAGCGGCAATTAGTCTAGCACTTGGTGCTGATGTACCAATGTGTCTTTTTGCGTTAGAATATCAGCAACCGCTTTTTATTCAAGGAATTGGCGGTGATATAACGCGACTAAAAGAAGCCTGTTCTATTGCAATGGTATTGGTAAATCATGGTCAACAAATTGAAACATCCACTATTTTTCAGGTTTTAGAAAAGTGCGATCATTCTCCTTTAAAGATTGATCCAGCGGCTTTAAAGACGGTTTTTTCGTTGGTTGAAGCTTTAAAAGAAACGCGTAATGATCTTTTTGCTCCTGCATTAAAAATTGCACCTCGATTGGCTGAGGTTTTATATGCATTAGATGAAAGTGGAGCTCTTTTTTCTCGCATGTCTGGTTCAGGTGCAACTTGCTTTGGCATTTTTAAAGATCAACAAGCAGCTCAAAAAGCGGCTTTCTTTATTAAATCAGCACATCCAAATTGGTTTGTTAAATCAATTATGACTGTAGGAAAGCTTTGA